A DNA window from Grus americana isolate bGruAme1 chromosome 27, bGruAme1.mat, whole genome shotgun sequence contains the following coding sequences:
- the LOC129196956 gene encoding antigen WC1.1-like, whose translation MSDAAVVCKQLDCGSAVQAHLYGYFGPGSGPIWMSDVECDGTESALSDCTNTEFYRDYCDHTLDAGVTCSGFVQLVGGDSPCSGRVEIHDGNQWKAVCDSDFGPKAADVVCGELQCGVALSMPGAAHFGKSVGSIWDRELQCLGNESLLASCPRGSPRDQPCTQANIAGLTCTKYTGFKLVNGSTACDGRVEVQVLGTWGTLCASRWDLLDAHVLCRHLNCGFAESIPGGGHFGRGMGPTWRESFHCDGTEGHLGQCPVTALGASPCSHENVAAVICSGDSASLRLVGGGSRCDGRVEIFQSGTWSRVLDDQWDMQEASVVCRQLRCREAETAYNPPKPERGTGPMGLPGVRCAGHEANLTLCNTSLAESALAASIAEDVGVVCWGSRQVRLVNGSGRCAGRVEIYYQGSWGTICDDGWDLPDAAVVCHQLGCGGAVEAVGSARFGEGSGQIWLESVNCSGAEAALWDCPAGSWGKHDCGHKEDAGVVCSEFVALRLENSTNCSGRLQVFYNGTWGSVCSNSMTPKTVSLACKELGCGDAKSLERYPTSGRLTGPAWLDRVECGERNSSFWQCPSAPWDPQSCDDLRDETHITCNGRQPETPPALGATCPNSTSCTDREKIRAVGGEKGCSGRVEVWHRGSWGTVCDDSWDMQDAEVACRQLGCGPAVSALGEAAFGEGMGPIWLEKVECRGTEPSLQDCWAQPGDSGACRHKEDAAVNCSDPTQGRPTVSGRVSLPVIICIILGALLCLLLALLAGQVWSARAGRRGSERAWEPFPEALYEEIGYSPAWEKQARFSGSGSYSEGSLTKVQPQPGDSEEEDGPGSAPDVPVGPRGDPADGYDDAREVSDPGEDPASGQGDWEMPRAPEEGAGPRDAPGGERER comes from the exons ATGTCTGATGCTGCAGTGGTTTGCAAGCAGCTGGACTGTGGGTCTGCTGTTCAAGCTCATTTGTACGGATACTTTGGGCCAGGATCTGGCCCCATTTGGATGTCTGATGTTGAGTGTGACGGCACCGAGTCTGCCCTGTCTGACTGCACAAACACAGAATTTTATCGAGATTACTGTGATCACACTCTGGATGCTGGAGTTACATGTTCAG GATTTGTCCAGCTGGTTGGAGGGGACAGCCCCTGCTCAGGACGAGTGGAGATCCATGACGGGAACCAGTGGAAAGCTGTCTGTGACTCAGACTTTGGTCCCAAAGCCGCTGACGTGGTCTGTGGGGAGCTGCAGTGCGGCGTAGCCCTGTCCATGCCTGGGGCagctcattttggaaaaagtgtTGGTTCCATCTgggacagagagctgcagtgttTGGGGAATGAATCCCTTCTCGCCTCCTGCCCAAGAGGGTCCCCCAGGGACCAGCCCTGCACCCAAGCCAACATTGCCGGTCTCACTTGCACAA AGTACACAGGGTTCAAGCTggtgaatggcagcacagcttgTGATGGAAGAGTGGAGGTCCAGGTGCTGGGGACCTGGGGCACCCTCTGTGCTTCCCGTTGGGACCTCTTGGACGCCCACGTTCTCTGTCGCCACCTCAACTGTGGGTTTGCTGAGTCCATTCCTGGAGGAGGGCACTTTGGGAGAGGCATGGGCCCCACCTGGAGAGAGTCATTCCACTGTGATGGGACCGAAGGCCACCTGGGACAGTGCCCAGTGACTGCCCTGGGAGCCTCACCGTGCTCCCACGAGAATGTCGCTGCTGTCATTTGCTCAGGTGA CTCCGCATCCCTGCGGCTGGTGGGTGGAGGGAGCCGGTGTGACGGGCGAGTGGAGATCTTCCAGAGCGGGACGTGGAGCAGAGTCCTGGATGACCAGTGGGACATGCAGGAGGCCAGCGTGGTGTGCCGGCAGCTGCggtgcagagaggcagagacagCCTACAACCCCCCAAAGCCTGAGAGAGGGACAGGTCCCATGGGGCTGCCAGGGGTGCGGTGCGCAGGGCACGAGGCCAACCTGACCCTCTGCAACACCTCCCTGGCCGAGAGTGCGCTGGCAGCAAGTATTGCAGAGGATGTGGGGGTCGTTTGCTGGG GGAGCCGGCAGGTCCGGCTGGTAAACGGGTCCGGGCGCTGTGCTGGGAGAGTGGAGATCTACTaccagggcagctgggggaccATCTGTGATGATGGCTGGGACCTGCCTGATGCCGCTGTCGTTTGCCACCAGCTGGGCTGCGGAGGGGCGGTGGAGGCAGTTGGCTCTGCTCGGTTTGGGGAAGGCTCCGGGCAGATCTGGCTGGAGAGTGTGAACTGCTCCGGGGCTGAAGCTGCTCTCTGGGACTGCCCGGCAGGGTCCTGGGGGAAGCACGACTGCGGGCACAAAGAGGACGCAGGAGTCGTCTGctcag AGTTCGTGGCCCTGAGGCTGGAGAACAGCACCAACTGCTCCGGGCGCCTGCAGGTTTTCTATAACGGGACATGGGGGAGCGTTTGCTCCAACTCAATGACTCCCAAAACGGTGTCGCTGGCCtgcaaggagctgggctgtggggatgcAAAATCCTTGGAACGATACCCGACCTCTGGCAGGCTGACTGGCCCCGCCTGGCTGGATCGCGTGGAGTGTGGGGAGAGAAACAGCTCCTTCTGGCagtgtccctctgctccctgggacCCACAGTCCTGCGATGACCTGCGAGACGAGACCCACATCACCTGCAACG ggagaCAGCCAGAAACGCCCCCGGCCCTGGGGGCCACGTGCCCAAACTCCACGAGCTGCACAG aCAGGGAGAAGATTCGTGCCGTGGGAGGCGAGAAGGGGTGCTCGGGCAGAGTGGAGGTGTGGCACCGTGGCTCCTGGGGGACGGTGTGCGACGACTCATGGGACATGCAGGATGCCGAGGTGgcatgcaggcagctgggctgtggccccGCAGTGTCTGCCCTGGGCGAGGCTGCctttggggaggggatgggccCCATCTGGCTGGAGAAGGTGGAGTGCCGGGGGACAGAGCCGTCTCTGCAGGACTGCTgggcccagcctggggacagcggTGCCTGCCGGCATAAGGAGGACGCTGCTGTGAACTGCTcgg ATCCCACCCAGGGCCGTCCGACGGTCAGCGGGAGAGTCTCATTGCCCGTCATCATCTGCATCATCCTGGGAGcccttctctgcctgctcctggccctcCTGGCCGGGCAAGTGTGGAGCGCTAGGGCTGGACGCAGAG GCTCCGAGAGAGCTTGGGAGCCCTTCCCTGAGGCCCTGTACGAGGAGATCGGTTACAGCCCGGCGTGGGAGAAGCAGGCGAGGTTCAGCGGCTCAG GCTCCTATTCAGAGGGATCCCTGACCaaggtgcagccccagcccggggacagtgaggaggaggatggtccAGGGTCAGCCCCAG aCGTCCCTGTCGGGCCCAGAGGTGACCCAGCAGATGGCTATGATGATGCCAGGGAGGTTTCTGACCCTGGGGAGGATCCTGCCTCTGGTCAGGGAGACTGGGAAATGCCCAGGGccccagaggagggagcagggcccagggATGCACCTGGAGGTGAGAGGGAAAGATAG